CTATTTGTTTTTCTTTTTCTGTTTATTTTAGTTATACACGCTGTAGCACAAAAAATTGCGAAGAAAAAATGAATCTAATTTAATAGCATTCTAGATACACTATTCTAAGCATTTTCATGTATTTAAAAATATAAAAAAGACCTTTATTAAGACCTTTATTAAGACTTTAATTAAGGTTTTTTTCGTGTTACAATAATTATACAAATAAAAAAGTGAGGTGCTTCGTATGTTGAAAATGTTAGATGTAAAAACAAAATCGATCACAGAAGCTAAAAAAGACTTTTCAAAAATTATAAAAGACACGAGTAAAACAGGAGAACCAACCTTTATTTTTAACCATAATAAACCTGAAGCTGTTATTCTCAGTAATGCCGTGTATGAAAAATTAGTGAATGATTACAACGAAATGGAAAATAAACTATTTTATAGTCAATTAAATGATCGAGTAACAGCCGGACCAGGCGAACTTATTTCAGCTACTGAAGTGATCGAATCAAATCAAGAGCATAACCCATTTGCTGCTTTATCCGATAAGGATCTATTTGATTAATGGCAAAAGTGTTTTTTTGGAAAGAAGCAGAAAAAGACTATAAAAAATTAGACGGCATGTTAAAACAATGGGTAGATGCTGCTGGAGAACGGTTAAAGATCCGAGGATCTGAAATTGGGAAAGATCTTGGAAATACAACGTATTCGAAATTAGCCGGTTTTAAAGAATTAAAGAACCAAAAATTAGGCATTCGTCTCATCTTTAAACCAACAACAGACAATCGTATAGAAATTATTGAGATTGTAGCCATCGGCAAAAGATAAGAAGAAAAAGTATTTTTAACCGCTGAAAAAAGACGAAAAAAGCATCTCTGAAATTGCAACAAAAAAGCTTTTAAAGATCTAATTTTAAGAGAGGCAGCTACTAAAAATAAGCGGCTACCTCTCTTTTTCAATACATGATTTTATCTAATTTCATGTATTAAAAATAGGATTCATTTAATTGCTGATTTTATTTTATCTATTGTCATTCTTATAAAATAGGTTATCGAGATAGTGCCTCATTCCAGATAAAGCGATATCAAGTATTAGCAAAAGGACTTTCTAAATCAGCAGTAGCAATTGCTAACTTAATTGACAAGAATGATAAAAATATAAATAATGGATGGATAGATTTTTAAAAGGAGCTTTTAAATGGAATTCATTTTAATTTTTTTTGAAGAAATATTATCAGCTGTTTTAAAGATTAACAATAAAATAATTAAAAATTTTATTTTAATTATTTTATTGTTAGTAATTTCCGTATTTGTTTTTTTATGCTGTATATACTTATTGGGGCTATATTTTCGACAGTAAGTTGGATTATAAAGATAATCCTATTTGCTATATTTAGTCCCTGCATGTATGTAATATATATAATTATTTTAAATGGCTATAGCGAATGGAAAAATTAATACCTCTGATGTTTCAATTGCATAGGATACTAAAATTCCAACCACATAAATGGTTGGGATTTTTTCTTGAAAGATGAAGTGACAGTTATAACAGTTGATGAACAAAACAACGTAGAAAAATCAGCAAAATTATCAGGATTTGTTCCGCAGGAAAACGGGACCGGCTTCTTTTTTGGCTTATATTTTATTGCTGAAATGAGTCTACCCAAAATAGACAGTTCGCAGGCATTGATCTGATTAATTTTCTGCTGTCGATTGTGAGTGTCGACTAATTGGTTTAAGAAAAGTCCCCTGCCAAAAAGGCTAAGGGGATTTTTTTGTTTTGCATGAAAAAAATAGTCGGCTATTCCGACGTTTTTCGTGCCTGTTCACGTCGAACCTTTTCAGCCTAAAGGCGAAAAAAGGGGCAGAGTGGACAGACAGTTTTTAGCCTCGCAGAGACCACACTTTACGACGTAAAGTATAGTGGGTTATACTTTGCATGGAAGTCGTACCAAATCAAGACCAACAACAGGAGGTTCTTTTTATGTCTATGATAGTCGCTAGAATGCAAAAAATGAAAGCTCCTAATTTAATCGGAATTGGAAATCATAACCGACGAAGGATAGAAAATCACTCGAATAAAGATATTGATTTATCACGTTCTCATTTGAAATATGATTTAGTTGGTAGAGCTTATAATTATAAAACCGATATTGAAAAATATATTAACGAAAATAAAGCGAGTCCTCGAGCTATTCGGAAAGATGCTGTACTAGTAAGTGAATGGATTATTTCAAGTGATACTGCTTTTTTTAAAGATTTAGACGAAGACCAAACAGCGAGCTTTTTTCGTAGTGCTAGAGCTTATTTTGGGCAAAAATATGGGGATCAAAATATCCGATATGCTCAAGTACATATGGACGAGAACACTCCACATATGCACTTAGGAATTGTACCTTTTACAAAAGATAAACGCTTATCTGCTAAAACAGTCTTTGACCGTCAAGCTTTGCAAACCATTCAAGAAGATTTCCCGAAATATTTAAAAGAGGGCGGTTTTGATATTGAACGTGGGCAGGAACATTCGAATAAAAAACATTTAACAGTAGACGAATATAAAAAGCTTAAAGACCGTACTGAACTTAAAAATCTTAAAGAAATAGAACAAGAATTAAATGGGAAAAATCAAGTTTCCCAATCAGAATTAAAAAAATTAAAAAAAGAATACGGGGATTTAGAACAAGGATATGATGGTCTGGTTGCAAAAGTTATTAGTGCAGACAAAGAATTTAAAGTTAAAGAAAGTGACTTAACGCGATTTGGATATCGTGAAAATCATGAAATAGAAAAGAAGCCTGTCCTTCTTAAAAGAGGTTACTCAGTCGTTAAAACTAGCGATTTAGAACAGTTAGAAAAAGCTGCTAGTTTTTCTCTTTTAGCAACTAAAAAATATGATA
Above is a window of Carnobacterium alterfunditum DSM 5972 DNA encoding:
- a CDS encoding type II toxin-antitoxin system Phd/YefM family antitoxin; this encodes MLKMLDVKTKSITEAKKDFSKIIKDTSKTGEPTFIFNHNKPEAVILSNAVYEKLVNDYNEMENKLFYSQLNDRVTAGPGELISATEVIESNQEHNPFAALSDKDLFD
- the mobV gene encoding MobV family relaxase codes for the protein MIVARMQKMKAPNLIGIGNHNRRRIENHSNKDIDLSRSHLKYDLVGRAYNYKTDIEKYINENKASPRAIRKDAVLVSEWIISSDTAFFKDLDEDQTASFFRSARAYFGQKYGDQNIRYAQVHMDENTPHMHLGIVPFTKDKRLSAKTVFDRQALQTIQEDFPKYLKEGGFDIERGQEHSNKKHLTVDEYKKLKDRTELKNLKEIEQELNGKNQVSQSELKKLKKEYGDLEQGYDGLVAKVISADKEFKVKESDLTRFGYRENHEIEKKPVLLKRGYSVVKTSDLEQLEKAASFSLLATKKYDKENTRKIVLERQLENEKALTKDLSERLKQTHKQLNSVQKKLDSFIEKFTDQWSFAKEYVKQAFGKNLDGVYAGFQEKQQEKQQKTSRKASRDDLSR